The following proteins are co-located in the Bdellovibrio sp. ArHS genome:
- a CDS encoding exodeoxyribonuclease VII small subunit — translation MDFEKKLNRLEEIVQKMEKGDLALEDSLKLFEEGVKLSRECHQRLNEAESKVKLLMSVGADGQPVVTDFTSEEN, via the coding sequence ATGGATTTTGAAAAAAAATTAAACCGTCTTGAAGAAATCGTTCAAAAAATGGAAAAAGGAGACCTGGCATTAGAGGACTCTTTAAAGCTTTTCGAAGAGGGCGTTAAACTTTCTCGGGAATGTCATCAGCGTTTAAACGAAGCCGAAAGTAAAGTGAAGCTTTTGATGTCGGTTGGAGCTGATGGTCAGCCCGTCGTGACGGATTTTACTTCAGAGGAAAATTAG
- a CDS encoding TlyA family RNA methyltransferase: MSKKVRLDVYLVEKGLAQSRTHAQELIEAGQVFIVEGAHRRELKKASQALTGDCNILVEAGPANRFVSRGGLKLEGALQHVKLTLKDKNVLDVGISTGGFTDCLLQSGAKYVLGVDVGHGQVHPRLLNDSRLKVCEGVNARSLSKDDTVLPYVPKEKFDLIVMDVSFISITLILPELPFFLNSRGGILSLVKPQFEVGVEGLGKGGIVKDESLYSEVERKIRESCAQQSLEVLDYFPSPIEGKDGNREFFIYCRHLNRM, translated from the coding sequence ATGTCTAAAAAAGTGCGGTTGGATGTCTATCTTGTTGAAAAGGGATTGGCCCAATCGCGCACGCATGCTCAAGAACTCATTGAAGCTGGCCAGGTCTTTATTGTAGAAGGCGCCCATCGCCGCGAGCTCAAGAAGGCCAGTCAAGCGCTGACGGGTGATTGCAATATTCTTGTGGAGGCCGGTCCCGCCAATCGGTTTGTGTCTCGTGGGGGCCTGAAACTGGAAGGAGCTCTTCAACACGTGAAGCTCACTCTTAAGGACAAAAATGTTCTTGATGTGGGTATTTCGACCGGTGGGTTCACCGATTGTCTTTTACAAAGTGGAGCAAAGTATGTGCTTGGTGTCGATGTCGGACACGGCCAGGTTCATCCTCGTCTTTTAAATGATTCAAGATTGAAGGTGTGTGAAGGAGTTAATGCCCGCAGTCTTTCCAAAGACGACACCGTTCTTCCATACGTTCCCAAAGAAAAATTTGATTTGATTGTGATGGATGTGTCTTTCATTTCCATCACCTTGATTCTTCCTGAGCTGCCTTTTTTTCTTAATTCACGGGGCGGCATTCTTAGCTTGGTAAAACCTCAATTCGAGGTCGGTGTTGAAGGGTTGGGAAAGGGTGGAATTGTTAAAGACGAAAGTCTTTATTCTGAAGTCGAAAGGAAAATTCGCGAATCTTGCGCACAGCAATCGCTGGAGGTTCTGGACTACTTTCCGTCTCCTATCGAAGGCAAAGACGGGAATCGCGAGTTCTTCATTTATTGTCGTCATTTAAATAGAATGTGA
- a CDS encoding PAS domain-containing protein, whose product MEADFALEELFFSKTDFKGRIEAANKVFLRVSEYAEHEVMQKPHNIIRHADMPRSVFKLFWSFLQNRRPICAYVKNKSKSGRYYWVFAMAFPMQDGYLSIRLKPSTALLPEVQNIYNDLIQKEGAGEDLDTAVQTLLQALKDRGFNSYEEFMSHALLTEMKSRDQLLSSTENVLDINAVQGLLRTLLTSSRSCTVMAREAFRIADQLTERTRVLNSKSHGLADICSQVQMVTTNLTISAAKLGEAGKPLAVVSNNLEKLASEILSNSEDFEKTFAAFDRAASGMFIAIAIARFQVEMMNCLLEESLLTDKSASLEKEQEKILKQNCDLLKQLISTNFAEVQATAQKLIEENKSLIQCVAMLSKVTAGMDVICVVGKIEMARVKELSSSLEALLGDMEGLTEDFKQILRWIDGESKSGLHQSNRLRERLSVISQNLTAVESALGA is encoded by the coding sequence ATGGAAGCTGACTTCGCATTAGAAGAACTATTCTTTTCAAAAACTGACTTTAAAGGGCGTATCGAAGCCGCCAATAAAGTTTTTCTTCGAGTCAGTGAGTATGCAGAACACGAAGTCATGCAGAAACCTCACAACATCATCAGGCACGCGGATATGCCCCGCAGTGTCTTCAAGCTTTTTTGGAGCTTTCTGCAAAATCGCCGCCCCATTTGTGCCTACGTCAAAAACAAAAGCAAGAGCGGCCGCTACTACTGGGTTTTCGCAATGGCTTTTCCCATGCAGGATGGATATCTTTCCATCCGACTCAAGCCCAGCACGGCTCTCTTGCCTGAAGTTCAGAATATTTATAACGACCTCATTCAAAAAGAAGGCGCGGGAGAAGACCTCGATACTGCCGTCCAGACACTTCTTCAGGCACTTAAAGACAGAGGCTTTAATTCTTATGAAGAATTTATGTCTCACGCCCTGTTAACAGAGATGAAGTCTCGAGATCAGTTGCTGTCCTCCACAGAAAATGTTTTAGACATCAATGCCGTCCAAGGTTTACTAAGAACTCTTCTTACGAGCTCGCGTTCTTGCACAGTGATGGCCCGAGAGGCCTTTCGCATCGCGGATCAACTAACCGAAAGAACCAGAGTCCTGAACTCGAAATCTCATGGCTTGGCCGATATTTGTTCGCAAGTTCAGATGGTAACGACAAATCTGACTATTTCTGCTGCGAAATTGGGAGAGGCAGGAAAACCGTTAGCGGTCGTTTCCAATAATCTTGAAAAATTGGCTTCAGAAATACTTTCCAACTCAGAGGACTTTGAAAAAACTTTTGCCGCCTTCGATCGGGCTGCGTCGGGAATGTTCATTGCCATTGCTATTGCCCGCTTCCAAGTAGAAATGATGAACTGTCTGCTCGAAGAATCTTTATTAACAGACAAATCTGCTTCTTTGGAAAAAGAACAAGAAAAGATTCTTAAACAAAACTGCGATCTGCTTAAACAACTTATTTCAACGAACTTCGCGGAAGTACAAGCCACCGCTCAAAAATTGATCGAAGAAAACAAATCACTCATACAATGTGTTGCGATGCTTTCAAAAGTGACGGCCGGAATGGATGTTATTTGCGTGGTTGGTAAAATCGAAATGGCCCGAGTGAAAGAGCTCTCATCTTCATTGGAAGCCCTTTTAGGGGACATGGAGGGCTTAACGGAAGATTTCAAACAAATCCTGCGTTGGATCGATGGAGAAAGTAAATCAGGATTGCATCAGTCCAACAGATTGAGAGAGCGCCTCTCCGTCATTTCGCAGAACCTGACCGCCGTCGAAAGTGCCCTTGGGGCATAA
- a CDS encoding HAD-IB family phosphatase yields the protein MKYKDYSIEIWNRINTTLDQVLKEDSSPVAAFDADGTLWDIDFGETFFRYQINNKLVDLPPQAWNLYESIKAENPQKAYLWLAQICKGQKLEQVHEWARQAVKEQAPLPIFLEQKKLIELFLSRGVRVFVITASVKWAVEPGAEIIGLNKDNVIGIETVVENGLITETQKGVITYREGKVDALLKFTSGKKPFFASGNTMGDFQLLQSSTHLSLAVSAASRDDKLFKTEFELQQHAHNNSWLHHRFIG from the coding sequence ATGAAATACAAAGACTATTCCATCGAGATTTGGAACCGCATAAATACGACACTAGACCAAGTTTTGAAAGAGGATTCTTCTCCGGTTGCGGCCTTTGATGCAGATGGAACTCTGTGGGATATTGACTTCGGTGAAACCTTCTTTCGTTATCAAATCAACAACAAGCTTGTCGATTTGCCGCCGCAGGCCTGGAATCTTTATGAATCTATAAAGGCCGAAAATCCCCAAAAAGCCTACCTTTGGCTAGCTCAAATTTGCAAAGGTCAGAAGTTAGAGCAAGTCCACGAGTGGGCTCGTCAGGCCGTGAAAGAACAAGCTCCTCTTCCTATCTTTTTAGAACAGAAGAAGTTGATCGAACTTTTTCTTTCTCGTGGTGTTCGGGTTTTCGTTATTACAGCGTCTGTAAAATGGGCCGTCGAACCCGGCGCTGAAATCATAGGTCTAAACAAGGACAATGTGATCGGTATAGAGACAGTAGTGGAAAATGGCCTTATTACCGAAACGCAAAAAGGTGTGATCACCTATCGCGAAGGAAAAGTAGATGCTTTACTCAAGTTCACTTCCGGCAAGAAACCTTTCTTTGCCTCGGGAAATACCATGGGTGATTTTCAACTTCTTCAATCTTCGACACATTTAAGCCTTGCGGTCAGTGCAGCTTCACGCGACGACAAACTTTTCAAGACAGAGTTTGAACTCCAACAACATGCGCACAACAATTCTTGGTTGCATCATCGCTTCATTGGCTAG
- a CDS encoding aminopeptidase P family protein encodes MRKPTFDMNVFAERRRKVGQEIQGGALIVASHPEHIRNHDVHFAYRQDSNLFYLTGWEEPESILIYRPGLKPETVMFVRRRDPERETWDGFRYGPEGCESEFKIDKAYPIDEFSKVAPQLLKEVDRIYYRLFKNPEVDHQMQGVLESVKQMQGRTGYGLLSIHDADTLLGELRLVKSEYELTQLREACEISAQGHLAAMRFTRPGVTERQVQAVLAHHYFMKGSAREGYNHIVASGNAATTLHYNFNDQICKDGDLLLIDSGAEYNYYTGDITRTYPVNGKFTDEQARVYEGVLKVQKQIIDFVKPGIVFKDLHEMGTSLLTDLMLELGLLSGRKEDLIQALAQKKYYPHGIGHWLGMDVHDAGLYFKKGEPRPIEANMCFTIEPGLYIPAEDTSAPQKYRGIGIRIEDNIRVTSTGSENMTSSVPKEITDIEKVVGKA; translated from the coding sequence ATGAGAAAACCCACTTTTGATATGAACGTTTTTGCAGAAAGAAGAAGAAAGGTCGGCCAAGAAATTCAGGGCGGGGCCTTGATCGTGGCTTCTCATCCAGAGCACATTCGCAATCATGATGTGCATTTCGCGTATCGCCAGGATTCAAATCTTTTTTATCTGACGGGCTGGGAAGAGCCTGAATCTATTCTGATCTATCGTCCTGGCTTAAAACCAGAGACTGTTATGTTCGTGCGTCGACGTGATCCCGAGCGCGAAACTTGGGATGGGTTCCGTTATGGCCCGGAGGGCTGTGAGAGCGAATTCAAGATTGATAAAGCCTACCCCATTGATGAGTTTTCTAAAGTAGCGCCGCAACTTCTTAAAGAAGTTGATCGCATTTATTACCGATTGTTCAAGAACCCGGAAGTAGATCACCAGATGCAGGGTGTTCTTGAATCTGTTAAACAAATGCAGGGACGCACCGGATATGGCCTTCTTTCTATTCATGATGCAGACACCTTGTTGGGTGAGTTGCGACTGGTAAAAAGCGAATATGAGCTGACCCAACTTCGTGAGGCTTGTGAAATATCCGCTCAAGGACATTTGGCGGCAATGCGCTTCACTCGTCCTGGAGTGACTGAACGTCAGGTTCAAGCGGTCCTTGCGCATCACTACTTTATGAAGGGTTCTGCCCGTGAAGGTTACAATCACATTGTGGCGTCGGGAAACGCCGCAACGACACTGCACTACAATTTTAATGATCAGATCTGCAAAGATGGCGACCTGCTTTTGATCGATTCCGGTGCTGAATACAATTACTACACTGGTGACATTACAAGAACCTACCCCGTGAACGGCAAATTCACCGACGAGCAAGCGCGCGTCTATGAGGGCGTTCTTAAAGTGCAAAAGCAAATCATCGATTTTGTAAAACCGGGAATTGTCTTCAAAGATCTTCATGAAATGGGCACGTCTTTGCTGACTGATCTGATGTTGGAGCTGGGTCTTCTTTCGGGACGAAAAGAGGATTTGATTCAAGCTTTGGCGCAAAAGAAGTATTATCCGCATGGCATCGGTCATTGGTTAGGTATGGATGTGCATGATGCCGGCCTTTATTTCAAAAAAGGAGAGCCGCGTCCGATCGAAGCCAATATGTGTTTTACAATCGAGCCGGGTCTTTATATTCCGGCAGAAGATACGTCTGCGCCACAAAAGTATCGTGGCATTGGCATTCGTATCGAGGATAATATCCGTGTGACTTCCACAGGATCAGAGAACATGACCTCTTCTGTTCCCAAAGAAATTACGGATATCGAAAAAGTCGTGGGTAAAGCTTAG
- a CDS encoding glycerol-3-phosphate dehydrogenase/oxidase — translation MKNFSFANRIQNINKMKTQEFDLVVIGGGINGAGVARDASARGMKVALIEARDFASGTSSKSSKLIHGGIRYLENMEFKLVFEALNERTRLFEMAPHLVHPLRFMIPLYQESRVGMFKMGMGMWLYDALSLFQAPEIHERLGAKESLDRMPAIRTQNLLGSYIYSDAYMDDDRLVHETLRSANENGALCANYVKATGAKYTNGKITEVVCEEQFSKETFSIKARHVVSSVGPWTDQVAQTLLRDWKKILRPTKGIHLTLPKHRLPLTSAVVMAAEKSDRIVFGIPRHEMIIIGTTDTDFKESPENVMATPDDVKYLLSITDYYFPGAKLTAHDVTASYAGVRPLVHDGSATEGKTSREHTILNDDSGITFVAGGKYTTYRLMCQQTVDRALESFSLEDRVKFVKADTAKPLNPYTSVDTFHQAQSLAEAWSQETGRPLEDVKLLCERYGLEAAEILEKYSEKYSYWQLEAAQAIDSTMCLHMSDFYCRRVPLFLADRNHGVKHIDEIGAVFQEKLGWSDQRLQEEKHNLTAYMAREVEWKKHF, via the coding sequence ATGAAGAATTTCTCCTTCGCCAACCGTATCCAGAATATCAACAAAATGAAAACGCAGGAATTTGATCTGGTTGTTATCGGAGGGGGAATAAACGGGGCCGGCGTGGCCCGCGACGCTTCAGCTCGCGGTATGAAGGTCGCATTGATCGAGGCGCGTGACTTCGCATCCGGTACTTCATCAAAATCCAGCAAGCTTATTCACGGGGGCATTCGTTACCTGGAAAACATGGAGTTTAAACTGGTATTTGAGGCTCTCAACGAGCGCACGCGTTTGTTTGAAATGGCTCCGCATCTGGTTCATCCTCTTCGCTTTATGATTCCTCTTTATCAGGAAAGCCGCGTAGGCATGTTTAAAATGGGTATGGGCATGTGGTTGTACGATGCCCTTTCTTTGTTTCAGGCCCCAGAAATCCATGAGCGTTTGGGTGCGAAAGAATCTTTAGACAGGATGCCTGCAATTCGAACGCAAAATCTTTTAGGCTCTTATATCTACTCAGATGCATACATGGATGATGATCGTCTGGTTCACGAAACACTGCGGTCGGCGAATGAGAATGGTGCCCTTTGTGCAAACTATGTGAAAGCCACAGGTGCGAAATACACAAACGGAAAAATCACCGAAGTTGTTTGTGAAGAACAGTTTTCTAAAGAGACCTTTTCCATCAAAGCTCGTCATGTGGTCAGTAGCGTAGGGCCCTGGACAGATCAAGTTGCACAAACCCTGCTGCGCGACTGGAAGAAAATTCTTCGACCGACAAAAGGCATTCATCTGACACTTCCGAAGCATCGTTTGCCTTTGACCAGCGCGGTTGTTATGGCGGCGGAAAAAAGCGATCGCATTGTGTTTGGAATTCCCCGACATGAAATGATCATTATTGGCACGACTGATACCGATTTCAAAGAGTCACCAGAAAACGTGATGGCGACACCCGATGATGTGAAATATTTGCTCTCAATCACGGACTACTATTTTCCGGGGGCGAAACTTACAGCGCATGACGTGACAGCCAGTTATGCGGGCGTCAGACCGCTAGTCCATGACGGTTCAGCGACAGAAGGAAAAACCAGTCGTGAACATACAATCCTGAACGACGATTCGGGCATCACGTTCGTGGCGGGGGGGAAATACACGACTTATCGATTGATGTGTCAGCAGACTGTGGATCGTGCGCTTGAATCCTTTTCCCTGGAAGATCGGGTTAAATTTGTAAAGGCGGACACAGCCAAACCTTTAAATCCCTATACCAGTGTTGATACATTCCATCAGGCGCAAAGCTTGGCAGAAGCTTGGTCGCAAGAAACGGGTCGTCCTTTGGAAGATGTTAAGCTACTGTGCGAACGCTATGGCCTAGAGGCGGCAGAGATTCTGGAAAAATATTCTGAGAAATATAGCTACTGGCAACTTGAGGCGGCTCAGGCGATCGACTCTACGATGTGTCTGCATATGAGTGACTTCTATTGTCGTCGCGTTCCTCTTTTCTTGGCGGATCGGAATCACGGCGTGAAACATATTGATGAAATCGGCGCAGTCTTTCAGGAAAAACTGGGATGGAGCGATCAACGCCTGCAAGAAGAAAAACACAACCTCACGGCTTACATGGCCCGCGAGGTGGAATGGAAGAAACACTTTTAG
- a CDS encoding polyprenyl synthetase family protein produces the protein MDLAIQLEQEISARVQAVNQYVDHYLESMDLPAGAAIAELRKSMLYSATNGGKRFRPVLSVLVGELLGCPSDKVLPFAAAVELVHTYSLIHDDLPCMDNDDVRRGKPTNHKVYGEDFALLAGDALLTEAFYLISEKYSDSTFLVGQLVRLLSSAAGIRGMVGGQAIDLRPGPRKMMKEEIAHLHLLKTGALIRVAVEGAAVIAGARPAEIEHLKKFGEGLGLAFQVADDVLDHGEKDQDVRSFTGILGLEETKSYLQEVSSSALQELHKVSADAPMLEYLISFNQKRQV, from the coding sequence TTGGATTTGGCGATTCAATTAGAACAAGAGATCTCGGCTCGCGTTCAAGCGGTGAATCAGTATGTTGATCACTACCTTGAATCAATGGACTTGCCTGCGGGTGCCGCGATTGCTGAATTACGAAAATCAATGCTTTATTCGGCGACAAACGGAGGCAAACGTTTCCGCCCAGTTTTGTCTGTTCTTGTAGGGGAGCTTCTTGGTTGTCCCTCAGATAAAGTACTGCCTTTCGCTGCGGCGGTGGAGCTGGTTCACACTTATTCTTTGATTCATGACGACTTGCCTTGCATGGATAACGACGATGTTCGTCGTGGCAAACCCACCAACCACAAAGTGTACGGGGAAGACTTTGCCCTGCTTGCGGGGGATGCTCTTTTAACTGAAGCCTTTTATTTAATTTCCGAAAAGTACAGTGACTCAACATTTTTGGTAGGACAACTGGTGCGTCTGCTTTCTTCAGCGGCGGGAATTCGCGGGATGGTCGGGGGGCAAGCCATTGATTTGCGCCCAGGCCCACGTAAGATGATGAAGGAAGAAATCGCGCACCTTCATCTTTTGAAAACGGGGGCTCTTATTCGCGTAGCGGTTGAAGGTGCCGCGGTCATCGCCGGAGCACGTCCCGCTGAAATTGAACATTTAAAAAAATTCGGCGAGGGTTTGGGTCTGGCTTTTCAGGTTGCCGACGATGTTTTGGATCACGGAGAAAAAGATCAAGACGTGCGTAGCTTCACGGGGATTTTAGGTCTGGAAGAAACAAAGTCCTACCTTCAAGAAGTCAGCTCCTCGGCTTTGCAAGAGCTGCATAAAGTATCAGCTGACGCTCCGATGTTGGAATATCTGATCAGCTTCAATCAAAAACGCCAGGTTTAA
- a CDS encoding NifU family protein, which yields MSSQDVLIRIQATPNPNAWKFVLDRPVLTEGKATYADAKEADQSLLASALFQVEGVRQVHFFQNVITITHNFDADPEEIQKNVCAVIQTRMPVHNPNQTQMDEKKLRRASQPPEVQRIEEILDETVRPGLQGDGGDLDVVKYEDNKLYVFYQGACGTCPSATSGTLMAIEGILRDQFNPEIEVIPV from the coding sequence ATGAGCAGCCAAGATGTACTCATCCGTATTCAAGCGACTCCAAATCCTAATGCTTGGAAATTTGTGTTGGATCGCCCCGTATTGACTGAAGGAAAAGCGACGTATGCCGACGCCAAAGAGGCAGACCAAAGCTTGCTGGCTTCAGCCCTGTTTCAAGTGGAAGGTGTTCGTCAGGTTCACTTCTTTCAGAATGTGATCACGATCACTCACAACTTCGACGCTGATCCGGAAGAGATTCAAAAAAATGTGTGTGCGGTTATTCAGACACGCATGCCTGTGCATAATCCCAATCAGACGCAGATGGATGAAAAGAAATTGCGTCGCGCCAGTCAGCCACCTGAAGTTCAGCGTATTGAAGAGATTTTGGATGAAACTGTTCGTCCCGGTCTGCAAGGCGATGGCGGGGACTTGGATGTGGTGAAGTACGAAGACAATAAGCTCTATGTATTTTATCAAGGGGCATGTGGAACTTGCCCAAGTGCCACGTCTGGAACATTGATGGCGATTGAGGGAATTTTGCGAGATCAATTCAATCCCGAAATCGAAGTGATTCCGGTTTAA
- a CDS encoding patatin-like phospholipase family protein gives MRLIFSLGFISSLLFVVGCQSIRTREDIRKQPQPRPPVTQTPQQPSIPQPPLIESDEEEAVQVPTPPPPPAPVIPTMPKMGIILGAGGAKTYAHIGFLHELQRAKVPVHSIGGIEFAAPMAALYANKEQANDVEWQMFKLKSEDVIKTSLLGSVSKNSDVTVLKDFMGTAFSRSKVEDFRVPFACPSYNMKKNQVYLMNRGGLDQLMYLCMAYPPFFKPYQGQNVSGVRDVTALANYLRSKGANYIVLVNVLQPPGGAKPYTLDAAATDNVLWNEIAGLYNKPFAGVDTVVYLDTTNYGIMDFDKRREIMSKGADSAARQLKTLTRKWGL, from the coding sequence ATGCGATTGATATTCTCTCTAGGGTTCATTTCTTCTTTGCTTTTTGTTGTAGGCTGTCAGTCTATTCGTACGCGTGAAGATATACGCAAACAACCTCAACCTCGTCCGCCGGTGACGCAGACACCTCAGCAGCCCAGCATCCCACAGCCTCCGCTGATAGAGTCAGATGAAGAAGAGGCTGTGCAAGTTCCCACACCACCTCCTCCTCCAGCTCCGGTGATTCCGACAATGCCAAAAATGGGGATCATTCTTGGCGCCGGAGGGGCAAAAACCTATGCTCACATTGGATTTCTTCATGAGTTGCAGCGAGCAAAAGTTCCGGTGCATTCCATTGGGGGCATTGAATTTGCGGCACCGATGGCGGCTTTATATGCCAACAAGGAGCAGGCCAATGATGTCGAATGGCAGATGTTTAAGTTGAAAAGCGAAGATGTTATTAAAACTTCTTTGTTGGGCTCGGTAAGTAAGAATAGTGATGTCACCGTTCTTAAAGATTTTATGGGAACTGCTTTTAGTCGCTCTAAAGTGGAGGACTTTCGGGTTCCATTCGCATGCCCCTCTTATAATATGAAAAAGAACCAAGTCTATTTGATGAATCGTGGTGGCTTGGATCAGCTTATGTACCTGTGCATGGCTTACCCGCCGTTCTTTAAGCCCTATCAAGGACAAAATGTTTCCGGTGTGCGCGATGTGACGGCGTTGGCCAACTATTTACGTAGCAAAGGGGCGAACTACATTGTTTTGGTAAACGTGTTACAGCCTCCAGGCGGCGCGAAGCCTTATACTTTAGATGCCGCAGCAACCGATAACGTCCTATGGAATGAGATAGCAGGACTGTATAATAAGCCTTTTGCGGGCGTGGATACTGTTGTGTACTTAGATACAACCAATTATGGTATTATGGATTTTGATAAGCGCCGAGAGATCATGAGCAAGGGAGCTGATTCAGCAGCTCGCCAACTAAAAACTCTGACTCGTAAATGGGGCCTTTAG
- the xseA gene encoding exodeoxyribonuclease VII large subunit — translation MSDAPNQPLRKTEMSAQVTLGAADVLTKSNEPTVLSIEQLNVYIKQLLEGQVGMVWVKGEISNFKAHSSGHFYFSLKDPKSQITAVMFRGHNSRLKFKPTDGMEVIVRGRITVYEPRGNYQLMCEMMEPVGAGALQKAFEQLKAKLKAEGLFESSRKKQIPTFPRHIAVVTSPTGAAIRDILNVLSRRAKSIQVTVVPTVVQGEGAAPQICEAFKKAIKLPGVDVVIVGRGGGSIEDMWCFNDETLARLIASSPVPVISAVGHEIDFTIADFVADLRAPTPSAAAELVAKSSGELANKVKSLERMLYMSFEKKMKHLREKMLGLSKRLVDPKRRLQDLELRNDDLLNRLEFAMNRLLKERAHRVELLTEKLGSPQDLINEKRKDLQYLKARTEKALIFSIEKKHARMSRLMGILDSLSPLKVVERGYSIVTKNNEVIKSADQVEKGDTIEVRLAQGSLTAVVNSVKGE, via the coding sequence ATGTCAGATGCTCCAAACCAACCTCTTCGCAAAACGGAAATGTCAGCGCAAGTCACTCTTGGCGCGGCTGATGTTTTGACGAAATCCAACGAGCCCACAGTTCTTTCTATTGAGCAATTGAATGTTTACATCAAACAACTGCTAGAGGGGCAGGTGGGCATGGTGTGGGTGAAGGGCGAAATTTCAAACTTCAAAGCGCACTCGTCGGGTCACTTCTATTTCAGTCTGAAGGATCCGAAATCACAAATCACAGCCGTGATGTTTCGCGGGCATAACTCACGCCTAAAGTTCAAGCCGACCGACGGCATGGAAGTTATCGTGCGTGGACGTATTACCGTGTATGAACCGCGCGGCAACTATCAACTCATGTGCGAGATGATGGAGCCCGTTGGGGCCGGCGCTTTGCAAAAGGCTTTTGAACAGCTGAAGGCCAAATTGAAAGCGGAAGGACTTTTTGAGTCTTCACGAAAAAAACAAATCCCCACGTTCCCCCGCCATATTGCGGTCGTGACTTCTCCGACCGGAGCCGCCATTCGGGATATTTTGAATGTGCTGTCGCGCCGGGCGAAATCCATCCAAGTCACTGTCGTCCCAACAGTCGTTCAAGGAGAAGGTGCGGCTCCACAAATTTGTGAAGCCTTTAAAAAGGCCATAAAACTTCCTGGTGTCGATGTCGTCATCGTCGGTCGTGGAGGAGGTTCTATCGAGGACATGTGGTGTTTCAATGATGAAACGTTGGCACGCCTCATTGCTTCCAGTCCCGTTCCTGTGATTTCGGCAGTAGGACACGAAATCGATTTTACGATCGCGGATTTCGTGGCGGATTTGCGTGCTCCGACTCCGTCCGCAGCGGCCGAGCTTGTTGCCAAAAGCTCCGGTGAACTTGCAAACAAAGTGAAGTCTTTAGAGCGCATGCTTTACATGTCTTTTGAAAAAAAGATGAAACATCTGCGCGAAAAGATGCTGGGGCTGTCAAAACGTTTGGTTGATCCTAAACGTCGCTTGCAGGATTTAGAGCTGCGTAACGATGATTTATTAAATCGCCTGGAGTTTGCGATGAATCGCTTGTTAAAAGAGCGGGCTCATCGGGTGGAACTTTTGACAGAAAAGTTGGGATCACCGCAAGACTTGATCAATGAAAAAAGAAAAGACCTGCAATATCTCAAGGCGCGTACGGAAAAAGCCCTGATCTTTTCCATTGAGAAAAAACATGCCCGCATGTCACGTTTAATGGGTATCTTGGATAGCCTAAGCCCGTTGAAAGTGGTTGAGCGCGGATATTCGATTGTTACAAAAAATAATGAAGTCATTAAATCCGCGGACCAGGTTGAAAAGGGCGATACTATCGAAGTGCGCTTGGCTCAAGGTTCGCTGACGGCTGTCGTGAACAGCGTGAAAGGTGAATAG